GCGTACCCGTTCTTTTGTTAAGCGCAAAGTACGGCCAGGGTTATCACAACGTTTATGCCGCGATCGCCCATGCTCTAAGACAAGAACCTGCTTCTTACCATATCCACCACCTTGAAGACCGTTTAGCCCAATTTCCAGAGCTTCCTGGGGAAACCATAGATGCGCTCTTAGTTGGTGCGGTCAAGATGCCTACTCATAGGGCGTTAAATCTCACCGCCAGCCTCGATCGGCTACTCTTACATCCTATTTTGGGGTTACCTTTATTTCTTCTCGGAATATTTCTCACCTTTTGGCTGATTTGGACCGTCGGATTGCCAGCCCAAGACGTGATGGGATGGTTAACAGGTGGATTACAAACCTATCTCATTGAGCCGCTCATTAGTCCTCTCCCCCCGGTGATCCAGGATCTGATCCTCAACGGACTTTGGAACGGGGTAGCCACCGTTGCGTCCTTTGTCCCCCTAATTCTGCTGTTCTTCGTCCTGATGGCGATTCTAGAGGATAGTGGATATCTCTCTCGCTCAGCCTATTTAATGGATGCGTTAATGGAGCGGTTGGGGTTAGATGGGCGCAGCTTTGTCATGCAAATGCTGGGGTTTGGCTGTAATGTACCTGCCCTCATGGGTACGCGCGTGATGCGATCGCGCCCTCTCCGGTTGCTGACCATGCTGATCGTGCCTTTCTCCCTCTGTTCGGCTCGACTGCAAGTATTCGTGTTTATTCTGGCAGCGGTATTTCCCGATCGGCGAGGGGCGATCGCCCTATTCTCGCTCTATCTGCTCAGCTTTCTAGTAGCCTTGCTCACAGCGGCGCTTTTCCAACGGGTCTTCAAGCATGAGGAACCCTTTGTTCTAGAATTACCCCCCTATCGGTTTCCAACCATGGGGCAAGTATTCAAAAGAAGCTGGTTAGAAGTTAGAGATTTTCTCACTCGATCCTCTGGGTTTATTCTGTTTGGCTGTGTAGCCGTGTGGATGGTGACCAACCTACCACCAGGAGCTACAGGATTAGACACCGTTGGCGGGCAAATTGGGCAGTTGTTAGATCCGGTGATGCGTCCTCTTGGGATTCCGCCCCAACTTACCCTGGCTCTGATTTTTGGATTTGTAGCGAAGGAAGTTGTTGTCGGTGCGCTAGCCGTGATCTACGGATCAACGGATGCCACTGTCAGTCAAACGATTGCGGAGCAAATCACCTTTGCCCAAGGCTACAGCTTTTGTATTTTTTGCCTCCTCTACACCCCTTGCCTAGCAACCGTAGCCACCTTGCTGAGCGAATCGAAATCCTGGAGATTTACGCTGTTTTCGGTGGGATTTTCCCTCGGCTTGGCTTGGTGCGCTAGTTTCATCTTCTACCAAAGCGTTTTACGGCTAGGTTTCACGTAATCACCGCAAAGATTAGTCCACCATGCATTGCGCTTGCAAAGGGCACGTTACCCGCAATTCTAGGAAATAGACACGCATTCCAGAATTCAGAGTTTGCTACTGGAAGGCTTTTTACAGATTTCTAGCGTCAAAGGTATTGCACTGATTCGGATCGCCCGTTTTTACTCCTTGGGTAAACCAGCGCACCCGCTGAGCCGATGTGCCGTGAGTAAAGGAATCAGGAACGGCATAGCCTTGCGCCTGTTTTTGAAGGCGATCGTCACCAATGCTGGCGGCTGCATTCAGGGCTTCTTCGATATCGCCTGGTTCCAAGCTGACGTTATCGCTTTGCTGCGTATATGCTGCCCATACCCCTGCTAAACAATCGGCCTGTAATTCTAAACGCACTGATAGCTCATTGGCTTGGACTTTGCTGCTACGTTGCTGCATTCTTTGCACCTGGTCAGAAATGCCCAGCAAGTTCTGGACATGATGGCCGACTTCATGGGCAATCACGTAGGCTTGAGCGAAGTCACCCGGCGCACCATGACGATTTTTCAGATCATCGTAGAAGCTTAGATCAATGTAGAGTTTCTGATCCAACGGGCAATAGAAAGGCCCCATCGCCGCTTGAGCATAGCCGCAACCGGATTGTACTGTTCCGGTAAACAACACTAGGGTCGGTTCCTGGTAGTTGCCACCCATTTTCCGAAAAATTTGGCTCCAAGTGTCTTCAGTGTCGGCTAACACAACGGACACAAATTCAACCAGCTCTTGCTGTTCAGGAGAATCAATCTGGGCGCTGGGAGGCGCACTCGTGGTGACCTGAGATGCCTGATCTAGGACAATGCTAGGATCTCCACCGAGGAGGGCAATGATTACGGCTAAGATGATCATGCCAATGCCGCCACCGACAACTGGAACGCCTACGCTTCGTCCGCGCCGATCTTCGACATTGCTGCTCCTGCGTCCCATTTGCCAACGCATAATAAATCTCCTGTGTTTTAGAAGTCCACAATCTGTTACTGCTAAAAACAGATGGTTTTAACGAAAACTGCTGAATATAGTCTAAAAATAGTGCTTTTGAATAAGACACAGCCTAGTCAGCACCCTGATTTTAGAGCAATAGAGGCGGCATTTCAGCAATCTTCATGCTTTGTTTCCAATTAGGCATCGTACGAGGTTTTGCCTTCCCCTGACGGAAGATGCGCTTACCGCAGCGATCGCCGTGCCGATTGACTCACCCAATCCACCGCAAAGGTGAGCAGTACAAAGCATGCTAAGGTAACAACCACACTCGAATAGTCAAAACTGCTGAGTTGCTCGGTCAGCAATCGTCCCAAGCCTCCTGCTCCGACTAATCCTACGATTACCGTTTCGCGCATACAGACTTCCCACCGATAGAGAATGTAGGCCAGAAATTTAGTGAAGTTGATGGGAAGCACACCGTACAGCAGGACAAGCGGTGAGGATGCGCCCTGTGCTTGCAGGGCTATCAACGGACGCTGATCGAGGTTTTCGTTGACCTCCGCCATGAGTCGCCCCAGAATGCCCAAGTTATGAATCCCTAGAGCGATCGCTCCTGGCAAAATACCGGGAAAGATCACATACAAAATCACCAGTGCCCAGATCGGAGCTGGAATCGCCCGACAGACCAATAGCGTGAACCGACTCCCGATCAGCGTTAGCCAAGCCCCCGCGCGACGACGTCCCGCCATACGCCCCGAACTAAAAAGCCCCCCCGGCAGAAAAAACGTCCGCGCCGCCGGAAACGAGAACAGGATGCTGCCAACGCCTGCAAGGGCGATCGCCAGAATTGACATGGCAACCGTTTGCCAGGACAGGATTAGGAGCGATCGCCCTTCGGACAGTTCAAACGTTGGTGGAAATGCATCCTCTCCCATCGCTTGTAAAAGCGTGAATGTGCGCGGTGACCAGAGTTTACTGGCGTCAGCCCCAACACTCCAAAAGCACAGGGGAATTAGCACTGCTAAACCCACTAATGTCAGCACGATCCATGGATCACGAATCGACACCATCCGTCGCCATCCCTGCGTTTTTTTCAGGTTGAAATCCAGCCGACTAGGGGAACCAAGGTGATGTCGAAGTAGCGCACTCAGCACATCGACCGTTCCATTGAGCAAAATCAGCGCATAAAACAGCGTCCACAGTTGCTCATATCGCAGCGATTGCAAACTCAGAAAAATTTCGTAACCTAATCCGCCCGCACCAATAATGCCCAACACCGCCGCCGACCGGATCGAGCACTCAAAGCGGTAAAAGGTATAGGACAGCAGGTTCAAAAATGCCTGGGGTAGGAGGGTATAGGCAAAAGCCGTTAACGGAGCAACGCCGCTGTTCAGGAGCGCATCAAGAGGCTCGCGCGGCGTTTCGTCTAAAATTTCTGAGAATATCTTGGCGACGATCGCACCGTAGGGAAGGGCGATCGCCAAAATTCCCACTAGGGGATCAAGCCCCAGAATGTTGATGAAAAAGAGTCCCCAAATCAGTTCATGAATCGCCCGGGGAAGTGCCAAAGCGGATCGGATCGCGCCCCAAAAACAGCGACGGTAAGGCTGACGGGGTAGCACTGCATCCCACCAGATTTCCGAAGCCAAAATGCCACCCAAAATGCCTAAACCTACACTTAGTACCGTACCGCAAACGGCATAGGCCAACGTTACCCAGGTCGCTGCCCAAACGATTGGCAGAAATTCAGCGCTAGTATCCGGATGCAGGCTAGCCTGGAGAAATCCTTCCAGTTGAGGCAAGCCTCCAGGGTTAAACAGTTCCTTGCCAAAAACACCTGCCGTGACTAGCGAGAAGGCGATCGCCCCAATGAATCCCCCGATCCAGAGCGTTCGAGCTGTCAAGAGTGGCGGACGGGGTAGGCTAGCGGTTGTCACCGGATTCTCCCAGACGGTACAAATCGGTCAGCATCTCCGGGGCGATCGCCGCTGTCGGTGCATCAAACTGAAGGCGTCCATCCCGCAAACCCATGACGCGATCGCAAAACTCCAGTGCCAGATCGACAGAGTGCAAACTCACCACTAAGGTTTTGCCCGATTCTTTCACCAAATCACTGAGAAGCTGCATCACCTCGCGACTGCGCTGAGGATCGAGGCTAGACACGGGTTCATCGGCTAGGATTACGAGGGGATTTTGTACCAAAACACGGGCGATCGCCACTCGTTGCTGTTGTCCCCCCGATAGTTGATCGGTGCGCGTGTAAATTTTTTCGGGAATACCTACGCGTTCTAAGGCTTGCAGGGCTATACCAACCTCTTGGGGATAAATCAACGACAGCATCGCCTTCAAAAACGACCAGCGCCCCAAATGTCCTGCATTGACGTTATGGATCACTTGCAGCGTATCCACCAAATGCAACTGTTGGTAAATCGTACCGATGTGCCGCTGCACCCGCCGCAACTGACGAGGGGAAAGTTGTCCTAGGGAATAGCCTAAGGCCAGAACCTCTCCCTCGGTTGGATACAAAGTTCCATTTAGCAACCGCAACAGCGTACTTTTTCCCACCCCGCTTGACCCAACTAGCGCGACCCGCTCTCCCTCAAAAATCTGAAACGACAGATTCGCCAACGCTGGGAACCCTCCGAACCGCTGGTTCACCTGCCGCACCTCAAACATCGGGGGTTTCTGCACCATTACTGGATCTTACCGATTTCGCGTCCTACCGCTTCGATCTGCTCATAGTTGGCGTTCTCCGTGGAAATGAACTTTTCCGCGCCAAAGAGTTCTAAGATCTCTGCTTCGTCGGGATTGTTTGGATCTAGGGCCATCAGAGCCGCCTGTACCCGCTCTACAAAGTCCTCCCCATAGCGCTCCTTCACTGCTGGGTTAATCACCCAGTGGTAGTCAAAGTAGGCTGGAGTCCGCCAGATGACCTGTACGTTTGAGGGATCAACCGTGCCATCTTCCACGCGGCTATTCCAAACTTGCTCATTCATTACCCCCGCATCGTAGGTTCCGGCTTGCACCAGTTCCAGCGTCGCGTCATGGGATTGAGAAAACCCAACGTCTCCCTTAAAGTCTTCTAACCTCACGCCCGCCTCATCTAAAAAGTACTGGGGCATTAATCGTCCAGAGGTTGAAGACTCGCTCCCAAAGGTGAAGGTATGCCCTTTTAGGGTCGTCAGTTCATTAATATCCGTAATCGGCTGAATGCCACTTGCGGTGTTGGCAATGAAAACACTATGGAAATTAGCGTCAATATCCCGCTGGGCGATCGCCTCCGCACCTGGCACCTGCAAGCGCGCCTGTACCCCTGTCAATCCACCGAACCACACCATGTCCAAATCCCCAACTTTAAACGCAGTGACCGCAGCGGCGTAGTCCGTCACAGGTTTATAGTCCACGGGAACACCCAGTTCAGACTCCAAGTAATCCGCTAGCTTGCTGTAGAGTCGCTGCAACTTTTCCGGATCTTGATCTGGAATAGCGCCCGTCACAAAGGGTTGAACATTTTCAGAGGTAGGTGCCGTTGGTTCTAAATCGGGAGTCGAAGACGGGGTACAGGCTGCTAAGGGAAGCAACACTGCCGCTGCCAGGATAAAAAGCCGGTTTTTCATACATGCATCTCAGGTGAGGCTACAAAACCTAGCATTCTATGGTGATGGAAGGTAAATGGCAATCAAAATGGGCGATCGCCTCTTCAAACATCACGGAAGCATATTCATACCCATAGGAAAGGAGCTAGAAATAAAAGTCTCTGCTCCTTCTTGATATAACAAAAATGAATCCCTAGCGTGACATCAAAGCGCTGTAAACTCCAACAACGTAGACGTAAATGCCTCAGTAGGTCAACGCTTTCCTATGTCCATTATCTTGATGAAATCACTCCAGCAAAACGCTACTTGCTAGCCTTGCTGCTTGCAGTCTGGATATAGAGAATCACCAAAAACAGGCTTGGAATTAGTACAAAGAGGATTGTTGCTAAAAACCCTAAGTCGTTCGTTTGCATTGAACCTAGCCTCTGCTATCGCTTTAAAAAATGGACTAAATCTAAGCTTAAGGATATCATTCGCCGCTACACTTCCGGTACGTTTTTTGAAGACCTATGGCTTGGTTTTAATGCTGACCGCCCCGTTCACAAGCGTTTGACAGGCAAGACGATAGGTGTCAGGCTTACGCTTTAGCTTGCGGTTTTCAGCATCCGTGCGAGGCGAAAGATTTTCCATACCGTCCACAACCTCAATAATACATGTACCACACTGACCATACCCGCCGCAGTTCAGCAACTTTCCTTTCAATGTGTATATATCAATACCATTCTCCATGGCTTTGAGTCTCAGATTGGCTCCGTCAGCAGCAACAACCTCTTTCCCCTCTTTGACAAAATTAATAACTGTCATAAATATCCAAGTTCTCTGTACAGGTAGTGAGCAACAGACGTAGAGTTCAGGCAAAATCATCCTACCAAGGTTAGTGCCAAAGCCACTCTTCATCAGTGAATGCAGCAAGAACAAAAAACCTCAGAAATTATTCATCACCTGCGTCTGAAGAAACAAATTGGGCAAGAGAGCCAGCGCAGCTCGTCTTCGCAGAGCGGCTACAGCCTTCAAACTGTAGACCGCAACTTTGTTGGACTAGCAACCAACTTGCTTTGAAAGACCATTTTACAAACTTTTGTAACGAAATCGACTCTTCGATCGTGTCCAATCCCATATCGGATTTTCAATGTAGCTATCCTCGTATAGGTCTTGGCGTTAGTATTCACAATGCCCGAAAAAGCGTTTACGTCAGTCTTTGAGGGTGTTCAACTGACAAGTCTAAATCTCGCGCCCCCCAAGGTTGCTTAGACTTGACCCTTGAAATCAGGACTCAATTTATGGAACACTTCTTTATACACATTCATTTTTACAAACCCGTTGTCAAACTACTAAACTTGCTCTAATCCCATTAGAACAGTTAGGTCGGTAGCTTGAGAGCATTCTAGATGTAGGGTGGTTTCTGCACAGGCTTTGTCAGTGTAGAAATCTCAGCGAAATGCTTAAGAGAGTGTTGAAACACATAGATTTGTAGGAGGAGCGTAGTCGATGGGACTACCCTGGTATCGAGTGCACACTGTGGTCTTGAATGACCCAGGGCGCCTAATTGCAGTGCACCTAATGCACACAGCACTAGTGGCAGGTTGGGCTGGCTCAATGGCATTGTATGAGCTGGCTGTTTATGATCCGAGCGATCCAGTTCTCAATCCCATGTGGCGGCAAGGAATGTTCGTGCTTCCATTCATGTCTAGATTGGGTGTGACTGGATCTTGGGCAGGCTGGAGCGTAACGGGAGAAACTGGAGTTGATCCCGGATTCTGGTCATTTGAAGGCGTAGCCGTCGCTCACATTGTTCTGTCTGGCCTGCTGTTCTTGGCAGCTTGCTGGCACTGGGTTTACTGGGATCTAGAACTGTTCAGAGATCCTCGGACTGGCGAACCTGCCTTAGATCTGCCCAAGATGTTTGGGATCCACTTGTTCTTATCTGGTCTTCTCTGCTTCGGATTCGGTGCATTTCACCTCACCGGCCTGTTTGGGCCAGGAATGTGGGTATCTGACCCATATGGTCTGACGGGTAGTGTTCAGCCGGTAGCTCCAGCCTGGGGACCAGAAGGATTTGACCCCTTCAATCCTGGCGGTATCGTGGCTCATCACATTGCCGCAGGTATTGTTGGCATCATTGCTGGACTTTTTCACCTTATCGTTCGTCCCCCTGAGCGTCTGTTTAAGGCACTGCGGATGGGGAACATCGAAACTGTACTATCCAGCAGTATTGCAGCCGTGTTTTTTGCGGCCTTTGTTGTCGCAGGTACGATGTGGTACGGCAGTGCCGCTACGCCCATCGAGCTGTTTGGACCCACCCGCTACCAGTGGGATCAGGGATACTTCCAGCAGGAAATTGAGCGTCGCGTACAGGCTAGTGTTGCTGACGGCGATACTTATGCGCAGGCTTGGGAAGCTATTCCCGAGAAACTGGCTTTTTATGACTATGTCGGCAACAGCCCTGCGAAGGGTGGTTTGTTCCGTGTAGGGCCGATGGTCAAGGGTGATGGTATTGCCCAAGGCTGGCTAGGTCACCCTGTCTTCAAGGATGCTGAGGGTCGTGAGCTAAGCGTTCGTCGCCTACCGAACTTCTTTGAAACATTCCCGGTTGTGCTGACGGATGCTGATGGAATTGTTCGTGCTGACATTCCGTTCCGTCGTGCTGAATCCAAGTACAGCATTGAGCAGACGGGTGTGACGGTTGCCTTCTATGGTGGGGAACTTGATGGTCAAACCTTTACGGATCCGGCGTCTGTTAAGCGTTTTGCTCGTAAAGCTCAGCTTGGTGAACCGTTTGAGTTTGATACGGAAACGCTGAATTCGGACGGCGTCTTCCGCACCAGCACCCGTGGTTGGTTCACATTTGGTCACGCAGTATTTGCACTTCTCTTCTTCTTCGGTCATATCTGGCATGGTTCTCGGACTCTGTTCCGCGACGTGTTTGCAGGTATTGACCCCGAGCTTTCGGAAGAGCAAGTCGAGTGGGGTTTCTACCAGAAAGTGGGTGACAAGTCTACTCGTCGTACCGAAAAGGCTGTTTAGTCTCATTTAGGAACGGCTTAGACATTTGGAATGGTCTGCAAGTATCATTAAGCAATGTTTAGCTGAGATTTCTTGTTAGACCATTCCATGATTTACCTGTAGACTATTTATATGACTGAGTGAGAGATTAATCGATGGAAAGTATCGCTTATATTCTTGTCCTTGTCGGAGCACTAGCTGTTTTGTTCTTTGCGATCGCCTTCCGCGAGCCACCCCGCATCACTAAAGACTAGGCTTTTTAAGTGAGATTTATTCGATGAGCTAACAAGGTTGTGAAAGTGTCGAATGTGAGTCGTCTCCCAACAGCCCGTTAGCTCTTTCTCACTTGATAAAAAGGATTGGATTTCCCGATAATCTTTTTGATCAAGCAGCTTTTCGGGTCAACTTACCGATGTTTAAGTGTCAGTTGCTAAGCTAGCTTTGATCGAGTCGAAGTTTTGATATTGACTATATATATTTAACTGTTGGTTTCAAATTCTTCATTTCAGTAATTTGTTTTTAGTGAAGATAGCAAGGCTTAGTTGTTGTGCATACCTGCAAGTTGATCTAGCGTGACTGGGGGGCGGTTGTTATGCGATGTCCATTCTGCCAATTTCCAGACAACCGTGTTCTGGAGTCCAGATCAGCGGAGTCCGGTCAAAGCGTTAGGCGTAGGCGCGAATGTCTAAGGTGTGGTCGGCGTTTTACGACTTACGAACGCATCGAATTTGTGCCTGTGACTGTGCTCAAGCGAAGTAACGAGCGTGAGTCTTTTGATCGTTCGAAGCTTTTAAGAGGAATTGTGCGTGCCTGTGAGAAAACAGATGTGAGTCCGGCTCGCATTGAAGCACTAGTGGATGAGATTGAGTCTGAATTGCAACAGCGCACCACACGGGAAGTATCCAGCACAGAAATTGGCGAACTTGTTCTAGAACGATTGCAAAGTTTGAACGAGGTTGCCTATGTGCGCTTTGCATCCGTACATCGACAGTTTCAAGGTATCCGTGACTTTGTTGAAGCACTCAATCACCTACAGAAGAACGCCGCTCACAATGAGGGTGAAACTGTGAGCTATCCGGAACCGTCTCCCATCGCTGTACGTTCATGACCGTTTGAAATTCACAGAGACTCTAGCTCAGATCAGTAGACTACAAACCTTGTTTGGCTCCCCCTAGCCTCCCTTATAAAAGGGAGGAACCGAGCCGGAGATGGCTTGAACTTCTCTTTCTATGGACGCAAGGCGTCTTCCCGAAGGGTAAGGCGATTGAGGGGGGCAAAGCCAGGGTTCATTGTGAAGCATGCCTATTTTCGATCTACTGAAGATACACATCTCGTGAGGAGACGTCCCTGCTATTCAACCGCTATTCTTTGATGGATAGCTCCTAGATACGGAAACTTCTAGGCGAGTTGGCGAAATTCCCCTCAGTTTTGATCATCTGAAAACCATTACAAAATTGGAAGTTGAGCAATCGCCCTTACTAGAGCGATCGCCCTTAAAGTTTGTTATGTCCGATGAAATGCCTAGGGTTCTAAACGCCAAGTGGACTGATCGTTTGTTAGAGTCGCCTCGTCGGATTGCTGCGGCTCTCGCGTTTTATACTTGTTTACCGATTCCTGGAATTGCCACCTTAGATTTTCAATACGTGGCTCGGAGTGCATCCCTCACGGGCTTGATCATCGGCGTAATGTTATCAGGTTTGGACACCGTATTACAAACGCTCCATACCCCACGGTTTCTAGAGAATGTTCTCATCAGTTTGACCTGGGTTGGTATAACGGGAGGTCTACATCTCGATGGCGCAATGGACACAGCCGACGGCCTATCTGTTCAAGATCCCGATCGTCGCTTGCAAGTGATGGCAGATAGTGTCACGGGTGCCTTTGGTGCAATGGCCGCTATCGCGATCCTGCTGATCAAAGTTGCTGCGCTTACAGATTTAACTCAAGGTCGTATCTGGGCACTAATTCTAGTACCCGCCTGGGCAAGATGGGGGCAGCAAATGGCGATCGCATCCTACCCTTACCTTAAGGCCGAAGGTAAAGGCGCGTTCCATAAGCAAGCCTTGCCCTCAATCCACCACGCATGGCCATGGGCATTGCTGCTAGCTGGCTTAGGTCTAGTTATGCCTGTCACTAGTTCGATGATGTCCGTATTGGGTTCTTTTACGTGTGGGGCGATCGCCTTGGGGTGGGGTGCATGGTTTCATCAGAAATTAGGTGGCCATACCGGAGATACTTATGGAGCCGTGGTTGAATGGACAGAAGCCCTCAGTCTTGGGGCGATCGCCATACTCGCCGCTCAGTAGGGCACAATGAGCTTAGTAATAGAGCTTTCTCGTTATCCGTCATGAGTGCAGTCCCCGACTCTCAATCGCCCGACTCCCTATCCGCTTGCGTTAAGGCGCTCGGTCTATCCCAGATTGAACGTCATATATTTATTTGTGCCGATCAGACTGTTCCTAAATGTTGCGATAAGGCCGAAAGCCTGGTGGCGTGGGATTACCTTAAAAAACGACTGAAAGAACTTGATCTGGATCGTCCGACTCAAGAGCATCCCACATGTATTTTTCGTACCAAGGCAAACTGTTTACGAGTTTGTCAACAAGGGCCTATTCTCTTGGTTTATCCCGACGGTGTCTGGTATCGTAACGCGACGCCAGAGGTCATTGAGCGCATTATCCAAGAACACGTACTGGGCGATCGCATTGTGGAAGAATTTGTTTTTCATCGCCATGTATTGTCTGCGGTAGTCGAATAGGTAAAGTATGAGCCTGTTGACACCTTGGTCAGCCCTTGAATACGGAATACGTCAAGAAACGCAACATTCTGTTCTCAGACGTACTGTTAAGGATAGTATTTGATTTAGGAAAAGCCCTATACTTTATCATGGGAGGTGCTAAGTACACATCGGCGAATTCACGGGTGTTTAGTTGGCTATCATGCATACAAGTAGATTTTCTGAACGTCTAAGCTACCCTACTTGTACCTTGGATAAATAGAAAACTCGCTTGATGTCCTTTCTCCATGCGGGGTGACATTAAATAGCATGAGTAAGCGCGCGAAAATATCCGGAATCAGCCCTAAACTAAATGAAAGCTAAGTTTGTGCATCTTTCTGGAGCTTGTTTGAAACCTTGAGTGAACATTTTAAGGAGCGGCGAGAGTTAAACATGAAAGAGAACAGCGTCGGAGATAAAAAGCGTCTGATGCTAATCGATGATGACCCCAATCTCATCATGTTAGTCAAAGACTATCTCGAGTTTCGTGGATATGAGGTGACGACGGCTGAGAACGGACGTGAAGCTCTTGAAATCCTAGAAAATGATATTCCGGATCTCATTATCTGCGATGTCATGATGCCTGAAATGGATGGTTACTCCTTTGTAGAACATGTTCGGCAAGATGCCCGAACTAACTGGGTACCTGTTTTATTTCTTTCTGCCAAAGGTCAAAGTCAAGATAAGGTCAAAGGCTTGAATACTGGCGCAGACGTCTACATGGTCAAGCCTTTTGAGCCTGAAGAATTGGTTGCT
The window above is part of the Synechococcales cyanobacterium T60_A2020_003 genome. Proteins encoded here:
- a CDS encoding phosphonate ABC transporter ATP-binding protein: MVQKPPMFEVRQVNQRFGGFPALANLSFQIFEGERVALVGSSGVGKSTLLRLLNGTLYPTEGEVLALGYSLGQLSPRQLRRVQRHIGTIYQQLHLVDTLQVIHNVNAGHLGRWSFLKAMLSLIYPQEVGIALQALERVGIPEKIYTRTDQLSGGQQQRVAIARVLVQNPLVILADEPVSSLDPQRSREVMQLLSDLVKESGKTLVVSLHSVDLALEFCDRVMGLRDGRLQFDAPTAAIAPEMLTDLYRLGESGDNR
- the nrdR gene encoding transcriptional repressor NrdR gives rise to the protein MRCPFCQFPDNRVLESRSAESGQSVRRRRECLRCGRRFTTYERIEFVPVTVLKRSNERESFDRSKLLRGIVRACEKTDVSPARIEALVDEIESELQQRTTREVSSTEIGELVLERLQSLNEVAYVRFASVHRQFQGIRDFVEALNHLQKNAAHNEGETVSYPEPSPIAVRS
- a CDS encoding photosystem II reaction center protein M; translation: MQTNDLGFLATILFVLIPSLFLVILYIQTASSKASK
- a CDS encoding ABC transporter permease subunit, which produces MGAIAFSLVTAGVFGKELFNPGGLPQLEGFLQASLHPDTSAEFLPIVWAATWVTLAYAVCGTVLSVGLGILGGILASEIWWDAVLPRQPYRRCFWGAIRSALALPRAIHELIWGLFFINILGLDPLVGILAIALPYGAIVAKIFSEILDETPREPLDALLNSGVAPLTAFAYTLLPQAFLNLLSYTFYRFECSIRSAAVLGIIGAGGLGYEIFLSLQSLRYEQLWTLFYALILLNGTVDVLSALLRHHLGSPSRLDFNLKKTQGWRRMVSIRDPWIVLTLVGLAVLIPLCFWSVGADASKLWSPRTFTLLQAMGEDAFPPTFELSEGRSLLILSWQTVAMSILAIALAGVGSILFSFPAARTFFLPGGLFSSGRMAGRRRAGAWLTLIGSRFTLLVCRAIPAPIWALVILYVIFPGILPGAIALGIHNLGILGRLMAEVNENLDQRPLIALQAQGASSPLVLLYGVLPINFTKFLAYILYRWEVCMRETVIVGLVGAGGLGRLLTEQLSSFDYSSVVVTLACFVLLTFAVDWVSQSARRSLR
- the psbB gene encoding photosystem II chlorophyll-binding protein CP47, coding for MGLPWYRVHTVVLNDPGRLIAVHLMHTALVAGWAGSMALYELAVYDPSDPVLNPMWRQGMFVLPFMSRLGVTGSWAGWSVTGETGVDPGFWSFEGVAVAHIVLSGLLFLAACWHWVYWDLELFRDPRTGEPALDLPKMFGIHLFLSGLLCFGFGAFHLTGLFGPGMWVSDPYGLTGSVQPVAPAWGPEGFDPFNPGGIVAHHIAAGIVGIIAGLFHLIVRPPERLFKALRMGNIETVLSSSIAAVFFAAFVVAGTMWYGSAATPIELFGPTRYQWDQGYFQQEIERRVQASVADGDTYAQAWEAIPEKLAFYDYVGNSPAKGGLFRVGPMVKGDGIAQGWLGHPVFKDAEGRELSVRRLPNFFETFPVVLTDADGIVRADIPFRRAESKYSIEQTGVTVAFYGGELDGQTFTDPASVKRFARKAQLGEPFEFDTETLNSDGVFRTSTRGWFTFGHAVFALLFFFGHIWHGSRTLFRDVFAGIDPELSEEQVEWGFYQKVGDKSTRRTEKAV
- a CDS encoding (2Fe-2S)-binding protein; the protein is MTVINFVKEGKEVVAADGANLRLKAMENGIDIYTLKGKLLNCGGYGQCGTCIIEVVDGMENLSPRTDAENRKLKRKPDTYRLACQTLVNGAVSIKTKP
- the feoB gene encoding ferrous iron transport protein B — translated: MIQAGNDLGHASVTQADNSGKRIVLIGMPNTGKSTFFNRLTNASATVGNWPGMTVALLQANVVIGGIPTEVVDLPGIYNLNGFSEDEAVVRQFLENFSVNLIVVVMNATQIDRQIRLLLQVQALGVPILAILNMVDEAQSYGIEIDAEELARRLSVPVLLLSAKYGQGYHNVYAAIAHALRQEPASYHIHHLEDRLAQFPELPGETIDALLVGAVKMPTHRALNLTASLDRLLLHPILGLPLFLLGIFLTFWLIWTVGLPAQDVMGWLTGGLQTYLIEPLISPLPPVIQDLILNGLWNGVATVASFVPLILLFFVLMAILEDSGYLSRSAYLMDALMERLGLDGRSFVMQMLGFGCNVPALMGTRVMRSRPLRLLTMLIVPFSLCSARLQVFVFILAAVFPDRRGAIALFSLYLLSFLVALLTAALFQRVFKHEEPFVLELPPYRFPTMGQVFKRSWLEVRDFLTRSSGFILFGCVAVWMVTNLPPGATGLDTVGGQIGQLLDPVMRPLGIPPQLTLALIFGFVAKEVVVGALAVIYGSTDATVSQTIAEQITFAQGYSFCIFCLLYTPCLATVATLLSESKSWRFTLFSVGFSLGLAWCASFIFYQSVLRLGFT
- a CDS encoding neutral zinc metallopeptidase, which gives rise to MRWQMGRRSSNVEDRRGRSVGVPVVGGGIGMIILAVIIALLGGDPSIVLDQASQVTTSAPPSAQIDSPEQQELVEFVSVVLADTEDTWSQIFRKMGGNYQEPTLVLFTGTVQSGCGYAQAAMGPFYCPLDQKLYIDLSFYDDLKNRHGAPGDFAQAYVIAHEVGHHVQNLLGISDQVQRMQQRSSKVQANELSVRLELQADCLAGVWAAYTQQSDNVSLEPGDIEEALNAAASIGDDRLQKQAQGYAVPDSFTHGTSAQRVRWFTQGVKTGDPNQCNTFDARNL
- a CDS encoding putative selenate ABC transporter substrate-binding protein; translation: MKNRLFILAAAVLLPLAACTPSSTPDLEPTAPTSENVQPFVTGAIPDQDPEKLQRLYSKLADYLESELGVPVDYKPVTDYAAAVTAFKVGDLDMVWFGGLTGVQARLQVPGAEAIAQRDIDANFHSVFIANTASGIQPITDINELTTLKGHTFTFGSESSTSGRLMPQYFLDEAGVRLEDFKGDVGFSQSHDATLELVQAGTYDAGVMNEQVWNSRVEDGTVDPSNVQVIWRTPAYFDYHWVINPAVKERYGEDFVERVQAALMALDPNNPDEAEILELFGAEKFISTENANYEQIEAVGREIGKIQ
- a CDS encoding photosystem II reaction center protein T, yielding MESIAYILVLVGALAVLFFAIAFREPPRITKD